In Tsuneonella amylolytica, one genomic interval encodes:
- a CDS encoding amino acid permease, with protein sequence MLLDRVKPLDAILATAEKKSLKRTLGGFQLMLFGIGCIIGTGIFVLTSAGAQKAGPGLMLAFAIAGAVCIVAALCYAEVAAMIPVAGSAYTYSYASVGEFLAWTVGWALILEYAVAASAVSVGWSGYFSGTILNEFFGITLPPWLAAGPLALGGAPGGFINLPALVIAMLVTWLLMIGTSESAKVNAILVAIKVAALTAFVALTLTSPEFDSAKFNPFLPAGVFGGFGTGLGAVGAAATIFFAYVGFDAVSTAAEETKNPQKNVPFGLIGSLLFCTVFYILVAAGAIGTIGGQPIMGPDGIPFPAGSAELARQCAMPQYADALVCSNEALAHVLRQIGFSGIGNMLGIAAFLALPSVILVLIFAQTRIFFVMSRDGLLPEVLSRVHPKWKTPHVVTLFTGLVVALGAAFMPVGLLADYANAGTLYAFFMVAVAVMVLRKKDPERKRAFRLPGVWIVAPLTMAGCLFLYLNLPLIAILVLPIWGAIGLVVYFLYSRNRSHLGRGIVEVVDDIGGEETMIPIDPPKS encoded by the coding sequence ATGTTGTTAGACCGCGTCAAGCCGCTCGACGCCATATTGGCGACGGCGGAGAAGAAATCGCTGAAGCGGACGCTGGGCGGGTTCCAGCTCATGCTGTTCGGCATCGGCTGCATCATCGGTACCGGCATTTTCGTGCTGACGTCGGCCGGCGCGCAGAAGGCGGGCCCGGGCCTCATGCTGGCGTTCGCTATCGCCGGTGCGGTCTGCATCGTCGCGGCGCTCTGCTATGCCGAAGTCGCGGCGATGATCCCGGTCGCGGGATCGGCCTATACCTATAGCTATGCCTCGGTCGGCGAGTTCCTGGCGTGGACCGTGGGTTGGGCGCTGATCCTCGAATACGCGGTCGCCGCGAGCGCGGTCTCGGTCGGCTGGTCGGGCTATTTCTCGGGGACGATTCTCAACGAATTCTTCGGGATAACGCTGCCGCCGTGGCTAGCCGCGGGTCCGCTCGCATTGGGCGGCGCGCCGGGCGGGTTCATCAACCTGCCGGCGCTCGTGATCGCGATGCTCGTGACCTGGCTGCTGATGATCGGCACCAGCGAAAGCGCGAAGGTCAATGCGATCCTCGTCGCGATCAAGGTCGCGGCGCTGACCGCCTTCGTGGCGCTGACGCTGACGAGCCCCGAATTCGATTCCGCGAAGTTCAACCCCTTCCTGCCCGCCGGCGTGTTCGGCGGCTTCGGCACCGGGCTCGGCGCGGTTGGCGCGGCGGCGACGATCTTCTTCGCCTATGTCGGCTTCGACGCGGTTTCCACCGCGGCCGAGGAAACCAAGAATCCGCAGAAGAACGTTCCGTTCGGCCTGATCGGGTCGCTGCTGTTCTGCACCGTGTTCTACATCCTGGTTGCCGCGGGCGCGATCGGCACCATCGGCGGTCAGCCGATCATGGGGCCGGATGGCATTCCGTTCCCGGCCGGATCGGCAGAACTGGCCCGCCAGTGCGCGATGCCGCAGTATGCCGACGCGCTCGTCTGTTCGAACGAGGCGCTGGCCCACGTACTGCGTCAGATCGGCTTCTCGGGCATCGGCAACATGCTCGGCATCGCGGCGTTCCTGGCGCTGCCGTCGGTCATCCTCGTCCTGATCTTCGCGCAGACCCGCATCTTCTTCGTAATGAGCCGCGACGGCCTGCTTCCCGAAGTTCTGAGCCGGGTGCATCCGAAGTGGAAGACGCCCCACGTGGTGACGCTGTTCACCGGTCTGGTCGTGGCGCTTGGTGCCGCGTTCATGCCGGTGGGCCTGCTGGCGGACTATGCCAATGCGGGTACGCTGTACGCGTTCTTCATGGTCGCCGTGGCAGTGATGGTGCTGCGCAAGAAGGATCCGGAGCGCAAGCGCGCCTTCCGCCTGCCGGGCGTGTGGATCGTGGCGCCGCTAACGATGGCGGGATGCCTGTTCCTCTATCTCAACCTGCCGCTGATCGCGATCCTCGTCCTCCCCATCTGGGGCGCGATCGGGCTGGTCGTGTATTTCCTCTACAGCCGCAACCGCAGCCACCTCGGCCGCGGCATTGTGGAGGTCGTGGACGACATCGGCGGCGAGGAGACGATGATTCCGATCGATCCGCCCAAGAGCTGA
- a CDS encoding pyridoxamine 5'-phosphate oxidase family protein: MHHNQPAADPDKLKKEFWKALADSPFLFLQKTGRSDTAVPMSAQLDKDANSEIWFFSHKNSDFADLGPVTAIFEGKGHDMFARFDGTLSVETSQERFDQFWNNFVEAWYDGGKDDPDLLFLRMDLGTAEIWNGDIGLLNTAKMALGMYVEPEAEEQHVKDTAL, from the coding sequence ATGCATCACAACCAGCCCGCCGCCGATCCCGACAAGTTGAAAAAGGAATTCTGGAAGGCGCTCGCCGACTCGCCTTTCCTGTTCCTCCAGAAGACCGGTCGCAGCGACACCGCCGTCCCGATGAGCGCGCAGCTCGACAAGGACGCCAACAGCGAGATCTGGTTCTTCAGTCACAAGAACAGCGACTTCGCCGATCTCGGCCCGGTGACCGCCATCTTCGAAGGCAAGGGTCACGACATGTTCGCCCGTTTCGACGGCACCCTTTCGGTCGAAACCAGCCAGGAGCGGTTCGACCAGTTCTGGAACAACTTCGTCGAAGCCTGGTACGACGGCGGCAAGGACGATCCGGACCTGCTGTTCCTGCGCATGGACCTCGGCACCGCCGAAATCTGGAACGGCGATATCGGCCTGCTCAACACCGCCAAGATGGCGCTCGGCATGTACGTCGAGCCGGAAGCGGAAGAGCAGCACGTGAAGGATACGGCGCTCTAG
- a CDS encoding recA-like protein: MSRFPAMTSPNALLQASELAHLSSRAPRWRPGSAAAHPHHSEVFAGTREASGAAAALALAADALAAADLVPGTEAEDRRSLLWVQDREALRRGGRPYRPGLPPGFRHRLIHVACDKPEDALFALEEGLRCREICAVIGEIAGNPRALDFTASRRLTLTAEKHGVPLWLVRLDARRDLSSARMRWDVRAAPSPRPRWNADAPGTPAWQAELFRARAHPPGTWTLRDDPSGLVADPFAAADRPPYPLGLAFAAGDRSLAAV; this comes from the coding sequence ATGAGTCGTTTTCCCGCCATGACTTCCCCGAACGCGCTGCTGCAGGCCTCCGAACTCGCCCACCTGTCCTCCCGCGCTCCGCGCTGGCGACCGGGGTCGGCAGCGGCGCACCCGCATCACAGCGAGGTGTTCGCCGGAACCCGCGAAGCGAGCGGTGCGGCCGCTGCGCTGGCCCTGGCGGCCGACGCGCTGGCCGCCGCCGATCTCGTCCCCGGTACCGAGGCCGAGGACCGTAGGTCGCTGCTGTGGGTACAGGACCGGGAGGCGTTGAGGCGGGGCGGGCGGCCCTATCGCCCAGGCCTGCCGCCCGGCTTCCGCCACCGGCTGATCCACGTCGCCTGCGACAAGCCGGAAGACGCGCTGTTCGCACTGGAGGAAGGGTTGCGATGCCGCGAAATCTGCGCGGTGATCGGCGAGATCGCGGGCAATCCGCGTGCGCTCGACTTCACCGCCTCGCGCCGGCTGACGCTGACGGCCGAAAAGCACGGGGTCCCGCTGTGGCTCGTCCGCCTCGACGCGCGCCGCGACCTGTCCTCGGCGCGCATGCGCTGGGACGTGCGCGCCGCGCCGTCGCCGCGTCCGCGGTGGAACGCCGACGCCCCCGGCACGCCCGCCTGGCAGGCCGAACTCTTCCGCGCCCGTGCGCATCCCCCCGGTACATGGACCCTGCGCGATGACCCATCCGGTCTCGTCGCCGATCCTTTCGCCGCCGCAGACAGGCCGCCGTATCCTCTCGGTCTGGCTTTCGCGGCTGGCGATCGATCGCTGGCGGCTGTCTGA
- a CDS encoding DUF6504 family protein, translating to MTHPVSSPILSPPQTGRRILSVWLSRLAIDRWRLSEGLAPGEGADAAPTALITETAHGPRIDAANAAGLAGGARSGMMLADARALCPELAVAPSDPAGTYDFLEKLAVWALRWGPWSAMDAPDGLLVDVTAVAHLFGGEARLLADARDRFARRGLAVRLAIAPTAGAAWALAHYGNGAPILPGGGDVESALHDLPVAALRLDQDVLTVLRRLGLKRIGDLTARFGEHAGRDALHRRFRNRKSPAANPLIRLDQLLGRVPEPLLPVVPQEMPLVQRRLMEPIRHRDLLDQVLGDLAADIARELEGKGQGARRLELGLWRVDGEVVIRRLEMAAATREAAHIVRLFSAKLDDVDAGFGIETVRLRASWAEPLALAQADIEAAAEEHGTSLAACIDRLTVRLGPRAVTKPVLHASHIPERAQRWQPPLEPEPAAQGELAFHARPLKLLDRPEAIAVLYASPDGYPQRFRWRGEVHEVVRVEGPERIAPEWWREKGSARLRDYYRIEDQAGRRYWIYRAGLLGDGRGGVPDWFLQGLCA from the coding sequence ATGACCCATCCGGTCTCGTCGCCGATCCTTTCGCCGCCGCAGACAGGCCGCCGTATCCTCTCGGTCTGGCTTTCGCGGCTGGCGATCGATCGCTGGCGGCTGTCTGAAGGCCTGGCGCCGGGGGAGGGCGCCGATGCCGCACCGACAGCGCTGATCACCGAAACCGCGCACGGCCCCCGGATCGACGCGGCCAACGCCGCGGGTCTCGCGGGCGGCGCGCGCAGCGGCATGATGCTGGCCGATGCGCGCGCGCTGTGTCCCGAACTCGCCGTCGCGCCCAGCGATCCGGCGGGAACGTACGACTTCCTCGAAAAGCTGGCGGTATGGGCGTTGCGCTGGGGCCCGTGGAGCGCAATGGACGCGCCCGACGGCCTGCTGGTCGACGTGACCGCGGTCGCCCATCTGTTCGGCGGCGAGGCGCGGCTGCTGGCCGATGCGCGCGACCGTTTCGCACGGCGCGGGCTGGCCGTCCGCCTTGCCATCGCGCCGACAGCCGGGGCGGCGTGGGCGCTGGCACACTACGGAAACGGGGCGCCGATCCTGCCCGGAGGGGGGGATGTCGAAAGCGCGCTTCACGACCTGCCCGTCGCCGCGCTGCGGCTCGATCAGGACGTGCTCACGGTGCTGCGCCGCCTCGGGCTCAAGCGGATCGGCGATCTGACCGCGCGGTTCGGCGAGCACGCGGGGCGCGATGCCCTCCACCGCCGTTTCCGCAACCGCAAGTCGCCAGCCGCGAACCCGCTGATCCGCCTCGACCAGCTGCTGGGCCGGGTGCCCGAGCCGCTGCTGCCGGTGGTCCCGCAGGAGATGCCGCTCGTTCAGCGCCGCCTGATGGAGCCGATCCGCCACCGCGACCTCCTCGACCAGGTGCTGGGCGACCTTGCCGCCGACATTGCGCGCGAGCTGGAAGGCAAGGGGCAGGGCGCACGCCGGCTCGAACTCGGCCTGTGGCGGGTCGACGGCGAGGTGGTGATTCGCCGGCTCGAGATGGCCGCCGCCACGCGCGAGGCGGCGCACATCGTCCGGCTGTTCTCGGCGAAGCTCGACGACGTCGATGCGGGCTTCGGGATCGAGACGGTGCGCCTGCGGGCGAGCTGGGCCGAGCCGCTTGCACTGGCGCAGGCGGATATCGAGGCGGCGGCCGAAGAGCATGGCACGTCGCTGGCCGCTTGCATCGACCGGCTGACCGTCCGCCTCGGCCCGCGGGCGGTGACGAAGCCGGTGCTCCACGCCAGTCACATCCCCGAACGCGCGCAGCGCTGGCAGCCACCGCTCGAACCCGAACCGGCGGCGCAGGGCGAACTCGCCTTTCACGCGCGCCCCCTGAAGCTGCTCGACCGGCCCGAGGCGATCGCGGTGCTCTACGCCAGTCCCGACGGCTACCCCCAGCGCTTCCGCTGGCGGGGCGAGGTGCACGAGGTGGTTCGGGTCGAGGGGCCGGAGCGGATCGCGCCGGAATGGTGGCGCGAAAAGGGATCGGCTCGCCTGCGTGATTACTACCGGATCGAGGACCAGGCCGGTCGCCGCTACTGGATCTACCGCGCCGGCCTGTTGGGCGATGGCCGGGGCGGGGTGCCCGACTGGTTCCTGCAGGGGCTGTGCGCGTAA